One genomic window of Mycteria americana isolate JAX WOST 10 ecotype Jacksonville Zoo and Gardens chromosome 6, USCA_MyAme_1.0, whole genome shotgun sequence includes the following:
- the SEMA7A gene encoding semaphorin-7A isoform X4, giving the protein MMPGSLEDNKNYLTLVEKYGDGMLVCGTGACAPTCWNLTQRKESTSWDGRGIAPFTPDSNTLVLVDGHDIYSTIKKSQQNGKIPRFRRVRGGGELYTSDTVMQNPQFVKATTLRHEEPHQDKIYYFFREDNPDKSPEAPRNISRVAQLCKEDKGGTSSLSASKWTTFLKASLICVDPVTKGNFNWLQDVFFVPASNWRHSKVYGLFTNTWGSSAVCVYSFGDIDNVFRTSKLKGYNGPNPEIRPGQCISSGQHTPSETFKIADSHPEVEDRVEPLSPTKSPLFHNKHRYQKIGVHEVSAGDGRRYNVLYLATDKGSIHKIVELPDGVQNIMELQVFPKKDPIQSMILDHKRAMLYVGSTNKVMEIPMDMCRVYRNNCDSCLLARDPYCGWFNGSCQSVYLNREVHQNLNLDPWQGKCQKGDIKEDLWGNPWFLEMPASSPTSQSLPVDDYQNITVVPFSRYYLNCPIESHYATYNWYHNNSLIKTCNTTHPQQDCFHFIQNVSHIHYGHYVCISEEDGFRQALVKERLVNQLRFMSQKGQATMTFGSWLQLLLMVVLVELFH; this is encoded by the exons ACgcagagaaaggagagcacttcATGGGATGGGAGAGGTATTGCTCCTTTCACCCCTGACTCAAATACCCTCGTCCTTGTTGATG GTCATGACATCTACTCCACCATCAAGAAGAGCCAGCAGAATGGCAAGATACCCCGTTTCCGTCGAGTGAGAGGGGGTGGAGAGCTCTACACAAGTGACACAGTGATGCAGA ACCCTCAGTTTGTCAAAGCCACCACATTAAGGCATGAAGAGCCTCACCAGGACAAGATTTACTACTTCTTTCGTGAAGATAACCCGGATAAGAGTCCCGAGGCCCCTAGAAACATCTCCCGAGTGGCCCAGCTGTGTAAG gaaGATAAAGGGGGAACCAGTTCGCTCTCTGCTTCCAAGTGGACCACTTTCCTGAAGGCCAGCTTGATTTGTGTTGACCCAGTCACCAAGGGCAACTTCAACTGGTTGCAAGATGTATTCTTTGTCCCTGCAAGTAACTGGCGGCACTCCAAAGTCTATGGGCTCTTCACAAACACCTG GGGAAGCTCTGCTGTTTGCGTCTATTCCTTTGGGGACATTGACAACGTGTTTCGGACATCCAAACTCAAAGGCTATAATGGTCCCAACCCAGAGATCAGGCCTGGGCAG TGCATTTCCTCTGGACAGCACACCCCGAGCGAGACTTTCAAGATAGCAGACAGCCACCCGGAGGTGGAGGACCGGGTGGAGCCCCTCTCCCCCACCAAGAGCCCCTTATTCCACAACAAGCACCGCTACCAGAAGATCGGGGTGCACGAGGTCTCTGCGGGTGATGGACGCCGCTACAACGTGCTTTATCTGGCAACAG ACAAGGGATCCATCCACAAGATCGTGGAGCTGCCGGATGGGGTGCAGAACATCATGGAGCTCCAGGTCTTCCCAAAGAAGGACCCGATCCAGTCCATGATCCTGGACCACAAGAGG GCGATGCTGTACGTTGGCTCAACAAATAAAGTCATGGAGATACCCATGGACATGTGCAGGGTGTATCGCAACAACTGTGACAGCTGCTTGCTGGCAAGGGACCCATACTGTGGGTGGTTCAACGGGAGTTGTCAGTCAGTTTATTTAAACAG GGAGGTACATCAGAACCTGAACCTGGACCCGTGGCAAGGAAAGTGCCAAAAGGGGGATATTAAGGAAG ACTTGTGGGGGAATCCGTGGTTCCTGGAGATGCCTGCCTCATCCCCCACTTCTCAATCTCTTCCAGTAGATGACTATCAGAACATCACAGTTGTCCCTTTCTCCCGCTACTACCTCAACTGTCCCATCGAGTCCCACTATGCCACCTACAACTGGTACCACAACAACAGCCTCATCAAGACCTGCAACACCACCCACCCCCAGCAGGACTGCTTCCACTTCATCCAGAACGTGAGCCACATTCACTACGGCCACTATGTCTGCATCTCAGAGGAGGATGGCTTCAGGCAGGCTCTGGTGAAGGAGCGCCTGGTGAACCAGCTCAGGTTCATGTCCCAGAAGGGCCAGGCCACCATGACATTTGGCTCTTGGTTGCAGCTGCTCCTGATGGTGGTATTGGTGGAGCTCTTCCACTGA